A genomic segment from Aspergillus chevalieri M1 DNA, chromosome 7, nearly complete sequence encodes:
- a CDS encoding uncharacterized protein (COG:O;~EggNog:ENOG410Q2F5;~SECRETED:SignalP(1-18)) yields the protein MRFFLILSILFLLPIVSAKFGLSCFKVITALAGRPGDLYDKFQREICDRGCQPTVPHWDLWTRNNTFVPAVHNALKRLHVPRQEETMIQLGDDVANIIKVRCGPALGGNHICSDPETLAGFGNCFKRNFVRAMIVHLPKLLPMADEAVCREQLVYLKDGHLWETVIPQNMRDYAAACQNLEEKEAEYHFEPYGF from the coding sequence ATGCGGTTTTTCCTCATTCTATCGatactcttcctcctcccaaTTGTATCCGCCAAATTTGGCCTCTCGTGCTTCAAAGTCATCACCGCACTCGCCGGCCGACCGGGCGATCTGTACGATAAGTTCCAGCGCGAGATCTGCGACCGAGGATGCCAGCCCACCGTGCCTCATTGGGACCTCTGGACCCGTAACAACACCTTCGTGCCAGCCGTCCACAACGCCCTGAAGCGACTACACGTGCCTCGCCAGGAAGAAACCATGATCCAGCTGGGCGACGACGTGGCCAACATCATCAAGGTGCGCTGCGGCCCGGCTCTCGGGGGGAATCATATCTGCTCCGATCCGGAGACACTTGCGGGCTTTGGGAATTGCTTCAAGCGCAATTTCGTACGGGCGATGATTGTGCATCTGCCGAAATTGCTGCCCATGGCAGACGAGGCTGTTTGTCGCGAGCAGTTGGTGTATCTCAAGGACGGGCATCTGTGGGAGACGGTCATTCCGCAAAACATGCGCGATTATGCGGCTGCTTGTCAGAATttggaagaaaaagaggcgGAATATCATTTTGAGCCATATGGGTTCTAG
- a CDS encoding ABC1 kinase family protein (COG:S;~EggNog:ENOG410PG2S;~InterPro:IPR011009,IPR004147;~PFAM:PF03109;~TransMembrane:1 (i61-80o)) — MPLLRPLRPANRYVLPSLRLPRRHFHPHPRQFQRFVPPWPSSLDKPVPTNTTRSRKWLRRLAYLSLATGTVYIIDNQFYASSITRTTRTFALGLLVALDYKINFRPNPPLASSVTAVHARSAERLSDLLQRNGGLYLKIGQAIAMQSAILPAEFQKMFSRMFDDAPQNEWKDVEAVIKEDFGKSAEEVFGVSFDGEPDKGVFERRARASASVAQVHWARLADGREVAIKIQKREIARQLEWDLWAFKVVTWVYTRAFDIPFYSLVPYISERLSLETDFDNEASNSERMAQLVASEPRLRGRVYIPKVHRDLSSKRVMTAEWIEGVRLWDKDSITRPWRGGWREGTPGCQGTPMDPPKDNPANPTSKATDKIKPSRDHWRGQNNDGGLGLSLKQVMTTMVDLFSAQMFLWGWVHCDPHPGNIFIRRTPSGKPELVLIDHGLYIHMDPAFRHQYARFWKALLTFDNATLGDIVKGWGVQNADLFASVTLMSPYRGGNRSTEQHLTGLSKSELAARHYEMQQSARKAVRQILGDETKWPQQLIFIGRNLRIVQANNQFLGSPVNRVKITGLWASRALAESPDLPFGEKISNWGRHLVFRVVLIGSDVWFWFAKIRQFLRLGGGMEDDIEAQMQGMAKEMGVELRQNIFEG; from the exons ATGCCTCTCCTCCGTCCGCTGCGTCCGGCTAATCGTTATGTGCTCCCCTCACTGCGGCTTCCACGACGACACTTCCACCCCCATCCACGCCAATTCCAGCGCTTCGTACCCCCGTGGCCCAGTTCACTAGACAAACCAGTTCCTACAAATACAACACGATCCCGAAAATGGTTGCGTCGCCTTGCTTATCTATCCCTAGCCACCGGCACGGTCTACATCATCGATAACCAGTTCTACGCCTCGTCCATCACCCGCACAACCCGCACCTTCGCACTAGGTCTACTCGTCGCTTTAGACTACAAGATCAATTTCCGTCCGAATCCGCCGCTAGCCAGCTCCGTCACAGCCGTCCATGCCCGTAGCGCGGAACGATTGTCAGATTTACTGCAGCGGAATGGGGGTCTTTATCTGAAAATCGGACAGGCGATAGCCATGCAATCAGCCATTCTGCCGGCAGAGTTTCAGAAGATGTTCTCGCGCATGTTTGACGACGCCCCGCAGAACGAGTGGAAGGATGTTGAGGCGGTGATAAAGGAGGATTTTGGGAAGTCGGCCGAGGAGGTGTTTGGGGTTTCGTTTGATGGAGAACCGGATAAGGGTGTGTTCGAGCGTCGAGCACGGGCCAGTGCTAGTGTTGCTCAGGTGCATTGGGCAAGATTGGCGGATGGTAGGGAAGTGGCTATCAAGATTCAGAAGCGGGAGATTGCTCGTCAGTTGGAGTGGGATCTCTGGGCGTTCAA AGTCGTGACATGGGTCTACACTCGCGCATTTGATATCCCCTTCTACAGCCTCGTGCCGTACATCAGCGAACGCCTATCTCTAGAGACCGACTTTGACAACGAAGCTAGCAACTCAGAACGCATGGCACAGCTGGTCGCAAGCGAACCCCGACTCCGCGGCCGTGTCTACATCCCCAAAGTCCACCGTGATCTCAGTTCAAAGCGCGTCATGACCGCAGAATGGATAGAAGGCGTGCGGCTATGGGACAAAGACTCCATCACCCGGCCCTGGCGCGGCGGCTGGCGCGAGGGAACACCAGGCTGTCAAGGAACCCCAATGGATCCGCCGAAAGACAACCCTGCCAATCCAACATCAAAAGCAACCGACAAAATCAAACCGTCGCGCGACCACTGGCGCGGCCAAAACAACGATGGCGGTCTCGGCCTCTCCCTAAAACAAGTAATGACCACAATGGTCGACCTCTTCTCCGCGCAAATGTTCCTTTGGGGCTGGGTCCACTGCGACCCTCACCCAGGAAACATCTTCATCCGCCGCACACCCTCCGGTAAGCCTGAACTCGTCCTCATCGACCACGGCCTCTACATCCACATGGACCCGGCCTTCCGACACCAATACGCGCGGTTCTGGAAAGCCTTACTTACCTTCGACAACGCAACCCTCGGCGATATCGTCAAGGGCTGGGGCGTGCAGAACGCAGACCTTTTCGCTTCCGTCACGCTCATGTCACCCTACCGCGGCGGAAACCGCTCCACAGAACAGCATCTCACGGGCCTAAGTAAATCAGAACTTGCGGCCAGACACTACGAAATGCAACAATCCGCCCGCAAAGCAGTCCGCCAGATCCTGGGCGACGAGACTAAATGGCCGCAGCAACTCATCTTCATAGGCCGCAATCTGCGCATCGTACAAGcgaacaaccaattcctGGGGTCACCTGTTAACCGCGTTAAAATCACTGGTTTGTGGGCTTCGCGCGCACTCGCTGAATCTCCGGATTTACCCTTTGGCGAGAAGATAAGTAACTGGGGGAGACATTTGGTGTTTAGGGTTGTTTTGATCGGGAGTGATGTGTGGTTCTGGTTTGCTAAGATACGGCAGTTTTTGAGACTTGGAGGCGGCATGGAGGATGATATCGAGGCGCAGATGCAGGGGATGGCGAAGGAGATGGGTGTTGAGTTGAGGCAGAATATTTTCGAGGGTTGA
- a CDS encoding uncharacterized protein (COG:S;~EggNog:ENOG410Q19V), whose translation MRATFSRISGRISDISLGRSGDNDKPNRRHTLNLGNFTFSRSRTRAHERQVSAPMPGSKLALTDPVPSIRHTDIDEGSIQRPRSLPPQIIWPSDGSGTLNLSFPDYASQMNTGTGTQYSTSRPPSNFTNTRMPTIRCVDCESQSGSQSQSHGPRTTTPTPSIRALEDPNPDRRETNEYLQSPHEPLKKQSISSIATEPATRPAPASTSASKISQSSEIGQPGFGPQGQHQQQHEVAAPAPAAAAAAPTAVQRNTESTRSSTGTFRFYGQLNQNQNLNQTLNQDRKQDPGAGENDRTETDMADHRNKDKSSMRRMYQRIVQSTSATLTGEKQKKALRRISDIFQPRRDKLQQAREKEKLPAPSQPHHHNDNDSDSDSDDTNNTSDDNDNDDTDTTKETNTTQLQLQPEIQATTNKTPQDTHPYHPNDYWDRIRQHHQQHQLSPSISHQSLPRHVPNIHIHITRKPSLLSSSSLTEADSRGRLADQYHAQDLRLRSRSPRLAPASNAPSIASRSSNGGRDEHEHDESQHPHEPANENQDVNGSENDIDPRSTTSPASQRSTFHSINPRTSHMGDQELPWKLRIPGDIDEEHEHEHEHEHTRSQGPAPPTTTALTTVTTTPAPQIATTPAITPNKDETNDNEAAHQQKAIRTINEGQSPIELPAPGQSGGKDEESSDEEVVMSSTAYPGQEWRPAGFSGWEY comes from the exons ATGCGTGCCACATTCTCCAGGATATCTGGCAGGATATCCGACATAAGTTTAGGCAGGTCTGGTGATAATGATAAACCCAACCGCCGACACACCCTGAACCTGGGAAACTTCACTTTCTCCCGGTCCAGGACTAGGGCGCATGAACGACAGGTGTCGGCGCCTATGCCTGGAAGTAAACTTGCGCTTACAGATCCGGTCCCGTCGATACGCCACACGGATATTGATGAAGGGTCCATTCAACGACCACGATCTCTGCCCCCGCAGATTATCTGGCCGAGTGATGGGAGTGGAACGTTGAATTTGTCGTTCCCGGATTATGCCTCGCAGATGAATACAGGGACTGGAACGCAGTACTCAACCAGCCGTCCACCAAGCAATTTCACTAACACTCGCATGCCCACCATCAGATGCGTCGACTGCGAATCCCAGTCCGGATCTCAATCCCAATCACACGGACCCCGCACTACAACACCGACACCATCCATTCGTGCCCTCGAGGATCCGAATCCAGATCGTCGAGAAACCAACGAATACCTCCAATCACCACACGAACCGCTAAAAAAACAATCAATCTCATCCATAGCAACCGAACCAGCCACTCGCCCCGCCCCCGCATCCACATCTGCATCTAAAATCTCACAGTCCTCTGAGATTGGCCAGCCGGGTTTTGGCCCCCAaggccaacaccaacaacaacacgaGGTTGCGGCTCCGGCtccggctgcggctgcggctgcacCGACTGCAGTCCAACGTAATACGGAGTCAACTAGATCATCCACCGGCACGTTTCGGTTTTATGGACAGCTCAACCAAAACCAAAACCTGAATCAGACCCTGAATCAGGATCGCAAACAAGATCCGGGTGCAGGGGAGAATGACAGGACTGAAACCGACATGGCCGATCACAGGAATAAAGATAAGAGCTCGATGCGCAGAATGTATCAGCGcatagtacagagtacttctGCAACTTTGACGGgcgagaagcagaagaaggcaTTGCGCAGGATTAGT GACATTTTCCAGCCGAGAAGGGATAAATTGCAACAGGCTCGTGAGAAGGAGAAGTTGCCGGCGCCTTCTCAACCTCACCATCACAACGATAACGATAGCGATAGCGATAGCGACGATACCAACAATACCTCTGACGATAACGATAACGACGACACAGACACTACGAAAGAAACCAACACCACCCAACTCCAACTTCAACCCGAAATCCAAgccaccaccaacaaaacCCCCCAAGACACGCACCCGTACCATCCAAACGACTACTGGGACCGCATccgccaacaccatcaacaacaCCAACTATCTCCTTCAATCTCCCACCAATCCCTCCCCCGCCATGTACCcaacatacacatacacataacCAGAAAGCCATCACTActgtcttcttcctcgttgaCCGAGGCGGATTCGAGAGGCCGACTGGCGGATCAGTATCACGCGCAGGATCTACGGCTGAGGTCAAGGAGTCCGAGACTTGCGCCAGCTTCTAATGCCCCGTCTATTGCTAGCAGGAGCAGTAACGGAGGCAGAGATGAACATGAACATGACGAAAGCCAGCATCCGCATGAACCCGCAAACGAGAACCAAGATGTAAATGGAAGCGAGAATGACATCGACCCGCGCAGTACGACTAGCCCTGCTTCCCAACGCAGTACCTTCCACTCTATAAACCCCCGCACAAGCCACATGGGTGATCAGGAATTACCCTGGAAACTGCGCATCCCAGGCGACATCGACGAGGAACACGAACATGAGCATGAGCACGAACACACTCGTTCCCAGGGCCCCGCCCCTCCTACAACCACCGCCCTCACCACCGTCACTACTACCCCAGCCCCTCAAATTGCTACCACTCCAGCAATAACACCAAACAAAGATGAAACCAATGACAACGAAGCCGCGCACCAACAAAAAGCAATCCGCACCATAAACGAAGGCCAGTCACCCATCGAACTCCCGGCCCCGGGACAAAGCGGTGGGAAAGACGAGGAGAGTTCGGATGAGGAGGTTGTTATGTCGAGCACGGCGTATCCGGGGCAGGAGTGGAGGCCGGCTGGGTTTTCGGGGTGGGAGTATTGA